One Xenopus tropicalis strain Nigerian chromosome 8, UCB_Xtro_10.0, whole genome shotgun sequence genomic window carries:
- the dcaf8 gene encoding DDB1- and CUL4-associated factor 8 isoform X1, with protein sequence MSFSGEMANGKTDVANSGFSSSPEDMSGAEEGKENSSGIEVEASDVSLSLTGDETGTTQAESRDTCSETSGEDKDSDSMDDTGHYSINDENRGNDQSHSEDEEEEEEEEEDEEEEEAVRHRKRAQRKRANRDQDSSDEERALEDWVLSEKTPLPRPRWRALRALRQRQMGSSTRFIYDACGARGFVQRFRLLHGLDGHSGCVNTLHFNQRGTWLASGSDDLKVVVWDWVRRKPVLEFESGHKSNVFQAKFLPNSGDSTLAMCARDGQVRVAELSATHCCKNTKRVAQHKGASHKLALERDSPCTFLSAGEDAVVFTIDLRQDRPASRLVVTKEKEKKVGLYTIYVNPANTYQFAVGGRDQFVRIYDQRKINENVNNGVLKKFCPHHLVTSEAKANITCLVYSHDGSELLASYNDEDIYLFNSSHSDGAEYIKRYKGHRNNATVKGVNFYGPRSEFVVSGSDCGHIFLWEKSSCQIVQFMDGDKGGVVNCLEPHPHLPVLATSGLDYDVKIWLPTAKEPTELNGLKEVIKKNKRERDEDSLHHTDLFDNHMLWFLMHHLRQRGQRRRRRDAGLGAGDADSDDSPSSSDSSDDDEDGPDRVQCIPS encoded by the exons ATGTCGTTCAGTGGGGAAATGGCCAATGGCAAAACAGACGTAGCAAACA GTGGCTTTTCCAGTAGCCCAGAGGACATGTCGGGAGCAGAGGAAGGGAAAGAGAACTCATCGGGGATAGAGGTGGAAGCTTCAGACGTGAGTTTGAGTCTGACTGGGGATGAGACTGGCACGACGCAGGCAGAAAGCAGAGACACTTGCTCTGAGACCTCGGGGGAAGATAAAGACTCTGACAGTATGGATGACACGGGTCATTACTCCATTAATGATGAGAACCGAGGGAATGACCAGTCCCATTCagaagatgaggaggaggaggaagaagaagaagaggatgaggaagaagaagaagcagtgCGGCATCGAAAACGGGCCCAGCGCAAAAGAGCCAATCGCGATCAGGACTCATCAGATGAAGAGCGGGCTCTGGAAGACTGGGTTCTGTCGGAGAAGACACCGCTACCCCGTCCTCGATGGCGGGCCCTCCGCGCTCTCAGGCAGAGACAGATGGGCAGCAGCACTCGCTTCATCTACGACGCCTGTGGGGCCCGGGGATTTGTGCAACGATTTCGCCTCCTTCACGGATTGGATGGGCACAGTGGCTGTGTAAACACCCTGCACTTCAACCAGAGGGGCACCTGGTTGGCTAGTGGCAGCGATGACCTCAAAGTGGTGGTGTGGGACTGGGTCAGGCGGAAACCTGTGCTGGAGTTCGAGAGTGGCCACAAAAGCAATGTGTTCCAG GCAAAGTTCCTGCCGAACAGCGGAGACTCCACGCTGGCAATGTGTGCCCGGGACGGGCAGGTGCGGGTTGCAGAACTGTCAGCCACCCACTGCTGCAAGAACACAAAGAGAGTGGCACAGCACAAGGGCGCGTCTCATAAG CTCGCTCTGGAACGAGACTCTCCATGCACTTTCCTGTCTGCCGGCGAGGACGCCGTGGTCTTCACCATTGACCTACGGCAAGACCGGCCAGCCTC GCGCCTAGTGGTCaccaaggagaaggagaagaaggtcGGCCTGTACACCATATATGTCAATCCGGCCAACACCTACCAGTTTGCTGTGGGTGGCAGGGATCAGTTTGTCAG GATCTACGACCAGCGgaaaattaatgaaaatgtaaataacGGCGTGCTCAAAAAGTTCTGCCCCCATCACCTG GTGACGAGCGAGGCCAAGGCCAATATCACATGCCTGGTGTACAGCCACGATGGCTCAG AGCTCCTCGCCAGCTACAACGATGAAGATATCTATTTGTTCAACTCCTCCCACAGCGACGGCGCCGAGTACATCAAGAGATACAAAGGGCATCGAAACAACGCCACAG TTAAAGGGGTGAACTTCTACGGCCCCAGAAGTGAATTTGTGGTGAGCGGCAGCGACTGTGGCCATATCTTCCTGTGGGAGAAATCTTCCTGTCAGATTGTACAGTTCATGGATGGGGACAAAGGAGGAGTG GTTAACTGCCTGGAGCCGCACCCCCACCTGCCCGTGCTAGCCACCAGCGGCCTCGATTATGATGTGAAAATCTGGCTTCCAACTGCCAAAGAGCCGACAGAATTAAATGGCCTTAAGGAG GTGATTAAGAAGAATAAAAGGGAGCGGGATGAGGACAGCCTACATCACACCGACCTGTTTGATAACCACATGCTCTGGTTCCTGATGCACCATCTGAGGCAAAGGGGGCAGCGCAGG